The candidate division KSB1 bacterium genome has a window encoding:
- a CDS encoding transglutaminase domain-containing protein, whose translation MYSNPRTWQADFVWKGVVKPSSRQGEAPRPGKGGETARLYVWVSRPRTWDEQWAHEPQWKGTRPTMSILEPAHGNRIDVWAKDVTPGGDSLVIRRSMRITSFEVDYAIDPQRVGPYDRRSQVVRRYTGSEGGIQAGGEVRRTAREVVGEERNPYLRARLIFRWIVANMSYVERSERHDALEGLLARRGDSAQLAMVFVAMCRALDIPARLVCGHWTTGDRGAHVWAEFYLPNYGWVPADPASAELASPQEAGEQVLKRFFAHVDNERIVISKGTNIMLWPRVTGKWLKDFGIEANGTVRFMLIADFALQGGEGKVKHSFVWSFEERD comes from the coding sequence GTGTACAGCAATCCGCGGACGTGGCAGGCAGACTTTGTGTGGAAGGGAGTGGTTAAACCTTCCAGTAGGCAGGGTGAGGCGCCACGCCCAGGCAAGGGCGGCGAAACGGCAAGGCTGTACGTGTGGGTCAGTCGTCCCCGCACCTGGGATGAGCAGTGGGCACATGAGCCACAGTGGAAGGGGACAAGACCCACCATGTCGATCTTGGAGCCCGCGCATGGCAACCGCATCGATGTGTGGGCCAAAGATGTGACCCCCGGCGGCGACTCGCTCGTCATCCGCCGCAGCATGCGAATCACCTCGTTCGAGGTCGATTACGCCATCGACCCGCAGCGCGTCGGACCCTATGACCGGCGGAGCCAGGTGGTACGTCGCTACACTGGGTCAGAAGGCGGGATTCAGGCGGGCGGCGAGGTGCGCAGGACCGCGCGCGAGGTGGTTGGCGAGGAACGGAACCCTTACTTGCGCGCCAGACTCATCTTCAGGTGGATCGTAGCCAACATGAGCTACGTGGAAAGGTCGGAGCGCCACGATGCGTTGGAGGGGTTGCTGGCGCGCCGTGGCGACAGCGCGCAGCTGGCAATGGTCTTTGTCGCCATGTGCCGCGCGCTGGACATCCCGGCGCGCCTGGTCTGTGGGCACTGGACCACTGGCGACCGTGGCGCGCACGTCTGGGCGGAATTCTACCTTCCCAACTACGGCTGGGTACCTGCCGATCCGGCCTCTGCTGAGCTCGCCAGTCCTCAGGAGGCAGGAGAGCAAGTGCTCAAACGCTTCTTCGCTCACGTGGACAACGAGCGCATCGTCATTTCCAAAGGGACGAACATCATGCTGTGGCCACGGGTGACTGGGAAGTGGCTCAAGGACTTTGGCATAGAGGCAAACGGCACAGTGCGCTTCATGCTGATCGCTGACTTTGCCCTGCAAGGTGGGGAAGGCAAGGTGAAGCACAGCTTTGTCTGGTCATTCGAAGAGAGAGATTGA